The following proteins are encoded in a genomic region of Nocardioides conyzicola:
- a CDS encoding ROK family transcriptional regulator: MVTTGALERLREAHRRAITGLLAGEGPMSRADLARGTGLSRTTISSLVTDLIGSGDIVETADRGRPHKGGSGRPPLLVALSTPHGVVAGVDIGHGHVRVAVADRGGAVLAEESDVLDVDEHGVDALDRAARMVRDGLAAAGIARSDLHAVGMCVPAPLDRRSARIRTGIMPGWRHLSPGDELHRRLDAPVFADNDANLGALAELGHGAARGIADVLYVKVASGLGAGIVLGGRLHRGATGIAGEIGHVQVGEDGQVCRCGNRGCLETAVSAPRLVALLQPAYDEELTVESVLDLDDAGDAGVRRVLSDAGRSVGRALADLCNSLNPEAIVLGGSLGTSTSLAAGVRAAVDRYAQPDTAAAVRVVAGELGDRAEVVGAVSLAIARVAAG; encoded by the coding sequence ATGGTCACGACCGGGGCGCTGGAGCGCCTGCGCGAGGCGCACCGCCGGGCGATCACCGGGCTGCTGGCCGGCGAGGGACCGATGAGCCGGGCGGACCTGGCCCGTGGCACCGGTCTCTCCCGGACCACCATCTCGAGCCTGGTCACCGACCTGATCGGCAGCGGCGACATCGTCGAGACCGCCGACCGCGGCCGACCTCACAAGGGCGGCAGCGGGCGGCCACCGCTCCTGGTCGCACTGAGCACGCCGCACGGCGTGGTCGCCGGGGTCGACATCGGCCACGGGCACGTCCGCGTCGCGGTGGCGGACCGCGGTGGCGCCGTCCTCGCCGAGGAGAGCGACGTCCTCGACGTCGACGAGCACGGCGTGGACGCGCTGGACCGCGCCGCCCGGATGGTCCGCGACGGGCTGGCCGCGGCCGGGATCGCGCGCAGCGACCTGCACGCCGTCGGCATGTGCGTGCCGGCGCCGCTCGACCGGCGTTCGGCCCGGATCCGCACCGGGATCATGCCGGGCTGGCGTCACCTCTCCCCCGGCGACGAGCTCCACCGCCGGCTCGACGCCCCCGTCTTCGCCGACAACGACGCCAACCTCGGCGCGCTCGCCGAGCTCGGTCACGGTGCCGCCCGCGGCATCGCCGACGTCCTCTACGTGAAGGTCGCGAGCGGCCTGGGCGCCGGCATCGTCCTCGGCGGCCGACTCCACCGCGGCGCCACCGGCATCGCCGGCGAGATCGGCCACGTCCAGGTGGGCGAGGACGGCCAGGTCTGCCGCTGCGGCAACCGCGGCTGCCTCGAGACCGCCGTCTCCGCGCCGCGGCTGGTGGCGCTGCTGCAGCCGGCGTACGACGAGGAGCTCACCGTGGAGAGCGTGCTCGACCTCGACGACGCCGGGGACGCCGGCGTACGACGGGTGCTCAGCGACGCCGGTCGGTCCGTCGGCCGCGCCCTCGCCGACCTGTGCAACAGCCTCAACCCCGAGGCGATCGTCCTGGGCGGCTCGCTGGGCACGTCGACCTCCCTCGCGGCGGGGGTCCGCGCCGCGGTGGACCGCTACGCCCAGCCCGACACCGCCGCGGCCGTACGCGTGGTCGCCGGCGAGCTCGGCGACCGGGCCGAGGTCGTCGGCGCGGTGTCGCTCGCGATCGCGCGGGTGGCCGCGGGCTGA
- a CDS encoding NYN domain-containing protein, producing the protein MTSVLIVDGANVVGSRPDGWWKDRAGAARRLHEGLLVADTPYDEVVLVLEGQAKGGVKAGRDGHVRTVHAKGAGDDTIVEQARVAAARGDRVVVVTADRFLQARVGGVGAQALSPSWLLDQL; encoded by the coding sequence GTGACATCGGTCCTCATCGTCGACGGCGCCAACGTCGTGGGCAGCCGCCCGGACGGGTGGTGGAAGGACCGCGCCGGTGCGGCCCGGCGCCTGCACGAGGGGCTGCTGGTCGCGGACACGCCGTACGACGAGGTGGTGCTGGTCCTCGAGGGCCAGGCCAAGGGCGGGGTCAAGGCGGGGCGTGACGGCCACGTGCGCACCGTCCACGCGAAGGGCGCCGGCGACGACACGATCGTCGAGCAGGCCCGGGTCGCGGCCGCTCGCGGCGACCGGGTCGTGGTGGTGACCGCCGACCGGTTCCTGCAGGCCCGGGTCGGGGGAGTGGGCGCCCAGGCGCTCAGCCCGTCCTGGCTGCTCGACCAGCTCTGA
- a CDS encoding carboxypeptidase-like regulatory domain-containing protein has translation MPAATRIVTGCAGLVLGLVAAMVPGGAWAADRGHITGTVIGADDAPLAGVTVTAYTWNDFGTQLLGPVVVTSVQTDASGAYDVSNLLTDSYAGADHRDYYLRFSDGVHAFEYYDNATRITVSGGGPTDAVAIHVPYGTTVSGMDVQLGPASHVTGAVTDSDGAALAGAEVTAYSWMTEGTTEHTPWGGGDERFSWQAVTTVAADASGAYDLGGLAAGAYRISAHDPSGALDDEYFGGASSVDQADSVTVGAGGTAAGADIQLGHQLPPPTTMPQHLTLRVGALRHRSRLFLNVNPNRASGSWKFRVQRRAMSGAWHTRPGVLHTRGRAETRTLDLPRGTYRVVLAHQGGRLGAVSAPVRLQR, from the coding sequence ATGCCTGCAGCAACGCGGATCGTGACGGGATGCGCGGGCCTCGTCCTCGGGCTCGTCGCAGCGATGGTGCCAGGCGGCGCGTGGGCAGCGGACCGCGGGCACATCACCGGGACGGTGATCGGCGCGGATGACGCACCGCTCGCCGGCGTGACTGTGACCGCGTACACCTGGAACGACTTCGGCACCCAGCTCCTGGGACCGGTGGTTGTGACCTCGGTGCAGACCGACGCCTCCGGGGCCTACGACGTCAGCAACCTGCTCACGGACTCCTACGCGGGCGCCGACCACCGTGACTACTACCTCCGGTTCTCCGACGGTGTCCATGCGTTCGAGTACTACGACAACGCGACCCGCATCACGGTCAGCGGTGGCGGGCCGACGGACGCGGTCGCGATCCACGTCCCCTACGGCACGACCGTCTCGGGCATGGACGTCCAGCTCGGTCCGGCATCTCACGTCACCGGGGCCGTGACCGATTCGGACGGGGCGGCTCTGGCCGGCGCGGAGGTGACGGCGTACTCGTGGATGACGGAGGGCACGACGGAGCACACCCCGTGGGGCGGTGGTGACGAGCGGTTCAGCTGGCAGGCCGTGACCACGGTCGCGGCCGACGCCTCCGGGGCCTACGACCTCGGCGGTCTCGCGGCAGGCGCCTACCGGATCAGCGCACATGATCCGTCCGGTGCCCTCGACGACGAGTACTTCGGCGGTGCGTCGTCCGTGGACCAGGCCGACAGCGTCACGGTGGGTGCCGGCGGCACGGCAGCGGGTGCGGACATCCAGCTGGGGCATCAGCTGCCGCCGCCCACGACCATGCCGCAACACCTCACGCTCCGCGTCGGCGCTCTCCGGCATCGCAGTCGGCTGTTTCTCAACGTCAATCCCAACCGAGCCTCCGGGTCCTGGAAGTTCCGCGTGCAGCGTCGGGCCATGTCGGGGGCCTGGCACACCCGCCCGGGTGTTCTCCACACGCGGGGACGAGCCGAGACCCGCACCCTCGACCTGCCGCGCGGCACCTACAGGGTCGTGCTCGCCCATCAGGGCGGCCGACTGGGTGCGGTGTCGGCTCCGGTGCGACTGCAGCGGTGA
- the ffh gene encoding signal recognition particle protein: MFATLSDRLADTFKNLRGKGRLSEADIDATAREIRIALLEADVALPVVKEFVGAVKERARGEEVSGALNPAQQVVKIVNEELVAILGGETRRLRYAKTGPTVIMLAGLQGAGKTTLAAKLALWLKEQGKSPLLVAADLQRPNAVNQLQVNGERVGVKVFAPEPGNGVGNPVTVARDAVEEAKRTLHDVVIVDTAGRLGVDAELMKQAADIRDAVQPDEVLFVVDAMIGQDAVSTAQAFLDGVGYDGVVLTKLDGDARGGAALSIASITGKPVMFASNGEKMSDFDLFHPDRMASRILDMGDMLTLIEQAEKTFDADAAAKAAAKLTGQGGEFTLDDFLEQMQQVRKLGSMSKIMGMLPGMGQFRDQLENFDDREIDRIQAVIQSMTPAERANPKMIDGSRRLRIARGSGRQVSDVNQLVDRFFEARKMMQSMAKGGGMPGMPGMPGMGGPKRAKAKPQAKKAKGAKRSGNPAKAAQEAAAAKQKAAASPANPFGTPAGAEPVDYEQAAAALNLPKDFSKYLK; this comes from the coding sequence TTGTTCGCCACACTTTCCGACCGGCTCGCCGACACCTTCAAGAACCTCCGCGGGAAGGGCCGGCTCTCCGAGGCCGACATCGACGCCACCGCGCGCGAGATCCGCATCGCGCTGCTCGAGGCGGACGTCGCGCTGCCGGTCGTCAAGGAGTTCGTCGGCGCGGTCAAGGAGCGCGCGCGCGGCGAGGAGGTCAGCGGTGCGCTGAACCCCGCCCAGCAGGTCGTCAAGATCGTCAACGAGGAGCTCGTCGCCATCCTCGGCGGTGAGACCCGGCGGCTGCGCTACGCCAAGACCGGCCCGACCGTCATCATGCTCGCCGGCCTCCAGGGCGCCGGCAAGACGACGTTGGCCGCCAAGCTCGCGCTGTGGCTCAAGGAGCAGGGCAAGAGCCCGCTCCTGGTCGCGGCCGACCTCCAGCGCCCCAACGCCGTCAACCAGCTCCAGGTCAACGGCGAGCGCGTCGGGGTCAAGGTCTTCGCACCCGAGCCGGGCAACGGCGTCGGCAACCCGGTCACGGTCGCCCGCGACGCCGTCGAGGAGGCCAAGCGGACGCTGCACGACGTCGTCATCGTCGACACCGCGGGCCGCCTCGGTGTGGACGCCGAGCTGATGAAGCAGGCCGCCGACATCCGCGACGCCGTCCAGCCCGACGAGGTGCTGTTCGTCGTCGACGCGATGATCGGCCAGGACGCCGTCAGCACGGCGCAGGCCTTCCTCGACGGCGTCGGGTACGACGGCGTGGTGCTCACCAAGCTCGACGGTGACGCCCGCGGCGGTGCCGCCCTGTCGATCGCCTCGATCACCGGCAAGCCGGTCATGTTCGCCTCCAACGGCGAGAAGATGTCCGACTTCGACCTCTTCCACCCCGACCGGATGGCCTCGCGCATCCTCGACATGGGCGACATGCTCACCCTGATCGAGCAGGCCGAGAAGACGTTCGACGCCGACGCCGCGGCGAAGGCCGCCGCCAAGCTGACGGGGCAGGGCGGCGAGTTCACCCTCGATGACTTCCTCGAGCAGATGCAGCAGGTCCGCAAGCTCGGCTCGATGTCCAAGATCATGGGGATGCTCCCCGGGATGGGGCAGTTCCGCGACCAGCTCGAGAACTTCGACGACCGCGAGATCGACCGGATCCAGGCGGTCATCCAGTCGATGACCCCCGCCGAGCGGGCCAACCCCAAGATGATCGACGGCTCCCGCCGGCTCCGGATCGCCCGCGGCTCGGGGCGGCAGGTCTCCGACGTCAACCAGCTCGTCGACCGGTTCTTCGAGGCCCGCAAGATGATGCAGTCGATGGCCAAGGGCGGCGGGATGCCCGGCATGCCGGGCATGCCCGGCATGGGTGGTCCCAAGCGCGCGAAGGCCAAGCCCCAGGCCAAGAAGGCGAAGGGCGCCAAGCGCTCCGGCAACCCCGCCAAGGCCGCCCAGGAGGCCGCCGCGGCCAAGCAGAAGGCCGCCGCCAGCCCCGCCAACCCCTTCGGCACCCCCGCCGGCGCCGAGCCCGTCGACTACGAGCAGGCCGCGGCCGCGCTGAACCTGCCGAAGGACTTCTCGAAGTACCTCAAGTGA
- a CDS encoding [protein-PII] uridylyltransferase, with amino-acid sequence MGVSDRVGAACAHRRPGRGSPLSASDRTRRADEADALCAEAYRDSGGPESGAALVAVGGYGRRELAPYSDLDVVLVSDDGVDVRAVAEKVWYPLWDSGARLDHSVRTMSEMVSAADADLKVALGLLDVRHLAGDPHLTLRLRTTMLASWRRTAKERLPALQAMVRARHESVGEVAHLSVPDIKEAEGGLRDATVLKALVATWMVDVPHVELERVRLTMLDVRDALQDTAGRPTDRINPEQWSDLGHALGLTDAREAQIHVRELGRRITHLSHLTWRRVDAALARPAPNQRARRPELTPLAPGVALSNGEVVLDRSARPAEDPVLLLRAAAAAAEHDVVLAPATAARLAREGVPLPTPWPAEARQLLVRLLASGRGLLAVWETLEETGAMSRALPEWDRIRMLPHASAIHRFTVDRHVVETCIEASALIRHVARPDVLMVAALLHDIGKGSLTEHSVAGEPIAREVATRMGFAPDAVDLIARLVRWHLVLAETATTRDPDDPATVELITDRVGSVEALDLLLALSEADAKAASPKAWSAWRSGLINDLARRARAALDSGVALPPIVTDDVQIPKEVRRGSAAITVEHDEDGTRVTVIAPDRVGLLADFAAMFALQRIPVRAARAWAQEQYGVSVWEVGVPDLDAAVLRQRYEAVVAGRVEASKRLRRASATDALEPTVAVRPEASQQATVLEVRTGDRPGVVYLACAALADLDIAVRSAHVDTLGPQAVDVFYLQEAHAGVLSDQRAAEAAHAVRAALTAAAGGS; translated from the coding sequence CTGGGTGTCTCCGATCGAGTCGGTGCAGCGTGTGCGCACCGGCGACCAGGGCGAGGCAGCCCTCTGAGCGCATCCGACCGCACGCGCCGAGCCGACGAGGCCGACGCGCTCTGCGCCGAGGCCTACCGCGACAGCGGCGGCCCGGAGTCCGGGGCCGCGCTGGTCGCCGTCGGCGGCTACGGACGACGCGAGCTGGCTCCCTACTCCGACCTCGACGTCGTCCTGGTCTCGGACGACGGGGTCGACGTCCGGGCGGTCGCCGAGAAGGTCTGGTACCCGCTGTGGGACTCCGGCGCCCGGCTCGACCACTCGGTGCGCACGATGAGCGAGATGGTGAGTGCCGCCGACGCCGACCTGAAGGTCGCGCTCGGTCTGCTCGACGTACGCCACCTGGCCGGCGACCCCCACCTCACCCTGCGGCTGCGCACGACGATGCTCGCCAGCTGGCGCCGGACCGCCAAGGAGCGGCTGCCCGCCCTGCAGGCCATGGTCCGCGCCCGGCACGAGTCGGTCGGCGAGGTCGCCCACCTCTCGGTGCCCGACATCAAGGAGGCCGAGGGCGGCCTCCGCGACGCGACCGTCCTCAAGGCCCTGGTCGCGACCTGGATGGTCGACGTGCCGCACGTGGAGCTCGAGCGGGTGCGCCTGACCATGCTCGACGTGCGCGACGCGCTGCAGGACACCGCGGGCCGGCCGACCGACCGGATCAACCCCGAGCAGTGGAGCGACCTCGGGCACGCGCTGGGGCTGACCGACGCACGCGAGGCCCAGATCCACGTGCGCGAGCTCGGTCGCCGCATCACCCACCTCTCGCACCTGACCTGGCGCCGGGTCGACGCCGCGCTGGCGCGGCCGGCCCCCAACCAGCGCGCGCGGCGCCCCGAGCTGACCCCGCTGGCACCCGGCGTCGCGCTCTCCAACGGTGAGGTCGTGCTGGACCGGTCCGCCCGACCGGCCGAGGACCCCGTCCTCCTGCTGCGAGCGGCGGCGGCGGCAGCCGAGCACGACGTGGTCCTGGCTCCCGCGACCGCGGCCCGGCTGGCCCGCGAGGGCGTCCCGCTGCCGACTCCGTGGCCCGCCGAGGCACGGCAGCTGCTGGTGCGGCTCCTCGCCTCGGGCCGCGGCCTGCTGGCCGTCTGGGAGACGCTCGAGGAGACCGGCGCCATGAGCCGGGCGCTCCCCGAGTGGGACCGGATCCGGATGCTGCCGCACGCGTCGGCGATCCACCGGTTCACCGTGGACCGGCACGTCGTCGAGACCTGCATCGAGGCGTCCGCCCTGATCCGCCACGTGGCCCGGCCCGACGTGCTCATGGTCGCGGCGCTGCTCCACGACATCGGCAAGGGGAGCCTGACCGAGCACAGCGTGGCCGGCGAGCCGATCGCCCGCGAGGTCGCCACCCGGATGGGCTTCGCGCCGGACGCGGTCGACCTGATCGCGCGGCTGGTGCGGTGGCACCTCGTGCTCGCCGAGACCGCCACCACCCGCGACCCCGACGACCCCGCCACCGTCGAGCTCATCACCGACCGCGTCGGGTCCGTGGAGGCGCTGGACCTGCTGCTCGCGCTGTCCGAGGCCGACGCGAAGGCGGCCTCACCGAAGGCCTGGTCCGCCTGGCGGTCCGGCCTGATCAACGACCTGGCGCGGCGCGCGCGGGCCGCCCTGGACTCCGGGGTGGCGCTGCCGCCGATCGTCACCGACGACGTCCAGATCCCCAAGGAGGTACGCCGCGGCTCGGCGGCGATCACCGTCGAGCACGACGAGGACGGCACCCGCGTCACGGTCATCGCACCCGACCGGGTCGGCCTGCTGGCCGACTTCGCGGCCATGTTCGCGCTGCAGCGCATCCCCGTGCGCGCCGCGCGCGCCTGGGCGCAGGAGCAGTACGGCGTCTCCGTCTGGGAGGTCGGCGTGCCCGACCTCGACGCGGCCGTGCTGCGGCAACGGTACGAAGCGGTCGTCGCCGGCCGGGTCGAGGCCTCCAAGCGGCTCCGCCGGGCGTCCGCGACCGACGCGCTCGAGCCGACCGTCGCCGTACGTCCGGAGGCGTCGCAGCAGGCGACGGTCCTCGAGGTCCGGACCGGCGACCGGCCGGGGGTCGTCTACCTGGCCTGCGCGGCGCTGGCCGACCTCGACATCGCCGTCCGGTCGGCCCACGTCGACACCCTGGGACCGCAGGCGGTGGACGTCTTCTACCTGCAGGAGGCGCACGCCGGGGTGCTCAGCGACCAGCGTGCGGCCGAGGCCGCGCACGCCGTACGGGCCGCTCTCACTGCGGCGGCCGGGGGATCTTGA
- a CDS encoding P-II family nitrogen regulator, with the protein MKLITAVIKPHKWEDTRAAIEAAGVTGMTVSEVSGYGRQKGHTETYRGAEYDVALVPKIRIEIVVSDDDAAPLVEAISSAARTGKIGDGKVWVSPIESVQRVRTGDQGEAAL; encoded by the coding sequence GTGAAGCTCATCACCGCCGTCATCAAGCCCCACAAGTGGGAGGACACCCGCGCCGCGATCGAGGCGGCGGGCGTCACCGGGATGACCGTCAGCGAGGTCAGCGGCTACGGCCGGCAGAAGGGTCACACCGAGACCTACCGGGGCGCGGAGTACGACGTCGCGCTGGTCCCGAAGATCCGCATCGAGATCGTGGTCTCCGACGACGACGCCGCCCCGCTCGTGGAGGCGATCTCCTCCGCAGCCCGCACCGGCAAGATCGGTGACGGCAAGGTCTGGGTGTCTCCGATCGAGTCGGTGCAGCGTGTGCGCACCGGCGACCAGGGCGAGGCAGCCCTCTGA
- a CDS encoding P-II family nitrogen regulator, translating to MKLVTAVIKPHKWEDVREALETFGVTGMTVSEVSGYGRQKGHTEVYRGAEYDIALVPKIRIEIVVDDDDAEDVVGIVVKTAQTGRIGDGKVWVSPVDTVVRVRTGDRDSSAI from the coding sequence ATGAAGCTCGTGACTGCGGTGATCAAGCCGCACAAGTGGGAGGACGTGCGGGAGGCGCTCGAGACCTTCGGCGTCACCGGGATGACCGTCAGTGAGGTCAGCGGCTACGGCCGGCAGAAGGGCCACACCGAGGTCTACCGCGGCGCGGAGTACGACATCGCGCTGGTCCCGAAGATCCGCATCGAGATCGTCGTCGACGACGACGACGCCGAGGACGTGGTCGGCATCGTGGTGAAGACCGCGCAGACCGGCCGCATCGGCGACGGGAAGGTCTGGGTCAGCCCGGTCGACACGGTGGTGCGGGTCCGCACCGGTGACCGTGACTCGTCCGCGATCTGA
- a CDS encoding ammonium transporter → MDGYYAFMLVATALVLMMTVPALALFYGGMTRAKSVLNMMMMSYVAFAVAAIVFVLWGWSMGWGGDGAGNGNGKLIANPFDMFGLDGVSHINYIYVVFQLTFAAITVALISGAIADRVKLVSWVVFVPLWLTACYFPIAHNVWGGGWLAGQLAKGSTFAQDYAGGTVVHINAGVAGLVLALVIGKRVGFMKEPMKPHNLTLTMIGAGLLWFGWYGFNVGSIVFTPDSLADPDAFSAQFQGETGVTFLNTTIATCAAMLAWLVIERLLHGKATSLGAASGIVAGLVAITPACGAVNLVGAIVVGAVAGGACAAAVGLKYKVGMDDSLDVVGVHLVGGLVGTLLIGLVSTKSAPGGIDGLFYGGGFSSLGDQALAALFTIVWTGVLTTIIAFAIKFTIGWRVSDEAEVEGIDSDQHSESAYDLGTSISGGLPSTGVLAGSTVTEGVNA, encoded by the coding sequence GTGGACGGCTATTACGCCTTCATGCTGGTGGCGACAGCCCTCGTCCTGATGATGACCGTTCCCGCGCTCGCCCTGTTCTACGGCGGCATGACGCGGGCCAAGTCGGTCCTGAACATGATGATGATGTCGTACGTCGCCTTCGCGGTCGCGGCCATCGTCTTCGTGCTGTGGGGCTGGTCGATGGGCTGGGGTGGGGACGGTGCCGGCAACGGCAACGGCAAGCTGATCGCCAACCCGTTCGACATGTTCGGCCTGGACGGCGTGTCGCACATCAACTACATCTACGTGGTCTTCCAGCTGACGTTCGCCGCCATCACGGTCGCGCTCATCTCGGGAGCCATCGCCGACCGCGTCAAGCTCGTGTCCTGGGTCGTGTTCGTCCCGCTGTGGCTGACCGCCTGCTACTTCCCGATCGCCCACAACGTGTGGGGCGGCGGCTGGCTGGCCGGACAGCTCGCCAAGGGCTCGACGTTCGCCCAGGACTACGCGGGCGGCACGGTCGTCCACATCAACGCCGGTGTGGCGGGCCTCGTGCTCGCCCTGGTCATCGGCAAGCGCGTCGGCTTCATGAAGGAGCCGATGAAGCCGCACAACCTGACGCTCACCATGATCGGCGCCGGCCTCCTGTGGTTCGGCTGGTACGGCTTCAACGTCGGCTCGATCGTCTTCACCCCCGACTCGCTGGCCGACCCGGACGCGTTCTCGGCACAGTTCCAGGGTGAGACCGGCGTGACGTTCCTGAACACGACGATCGCGACCTGCGCGGCCATGCTCGCCTGGCTGGTCATCGAGCGGCTCCTGCACGGCAAGGCCACCTCGCTGGGTGCCGCCTCCGGCATCGTCGCGGGTCTCGTCGCGATCACGCCCGCCTGTGGTGCGGTCAACCTGGTCGGGGCCATCGTCGTCGGTGCCGTCGCCGGTGGCGCCTGCGCCGCCGCGGTGGGCCTGAAGTACAAGGTCGGCATGGACGACTCGCTCGACGTCGTCGGCGTCCACCTCGTCGGTGGCCTCGTCGGCACCCTGCTGATCGGCCTCGTGTCCACCAAGAGCGCTCCAGGTGGCATCGACGGCCTCTTCTACGGCGGCGGCTTCTCCTCGCTCGGCGACCAGGCCCTCGCGGCCCTCTTCACGATCGTGTGGACCGGCGTCCTGACCACGATCATCGCGTTCGCGATCAAGTTCACCATCGGCTGGCGGGTCTCCGACGAGGCCGAGGTCGAGGGCATCGACAGCGACCAGCACAGCGAGTCGGCGTACGACCTGGGCACCAGCATCAGCGGTGGCCTGCCGTCCACCGGCGTCCTGGCCGGCTCGACGGTCACGGAAGGAGTCAACGCATGA
- the ftsY gene encoding signal recognition particle-docking protein FtsY — translation MSLIVLLVLAIAVVAVIAVAVGVGLTVSGRRRRSAPPAAPAPEVVSPPPTGVETPVEAEAPVATPTLERPEGTASRLVRLRQRLAGSQSGLGRGLLALLSRDRLDEDTWESIEDTLLTADVGVAPTQELVDRLRTRLRVEGGEDPRTVLREELLTLVDGGMDRRLQVSGADGKPGVVLVVGVNGSGKTTTVGKLSRILVAEDHTVVLGAADTFRAAAVEQLATWGERVGVDVVRGPEGTDPASVAFDAVRTGVDAGVDTVIIDTAGRLQNKAGLMDELGKVKRVIEKQAPVTEVLLVLDATTGQNGLIQARVFGEVADVTGIVLTKLDGSAKGGIVVQVQRELGVPVKLVGLGEGADDLAPFEPGAFVDALLG, via the coding sequence ATGTCATTGATCGTGCTGCTCGTGCTCGCGATCGCCGTCGTGGCGGTCATCGCCGTCGCCGTCGGCGTCGGGCTCACCGTCTCGGGTCGCCGACGCAGGTCCGCTCCGCCAGCGGCCCCTGCGCCGGAGGTCGTCAGCCCGCCCCCCACCGGGGTGGAGACCCCGGTCGAGGCCGAGGCCCCGGTCGCCACGCCGACGCTCGAGCGGCCCGAGGGCACGGCCTCGCGGCTGGTGCGCCTGCGGCAGCGCCTGGCGGGCTCGCAGAGCGGCCTCGGCCGCGGCCTGCTCGCCCTGCTGTCGCGTGACCGCCTGGACGAGGACACCTGGGAGTCGATCGAGGACACCCTGCTCACCGCCGACGTCGGCGTCGCCCCGACCCAGGAGCTGGTCGACCGACTGCGCACCCGCCTCCGGGTCGAGGGAGGAGAGGACCCCCGCACCGTCCTGCGCGAGGAGCTGCTGACGCTCGTCGACGGGGGCATGGACCGTCGGCTGCAGGTCAGCGGCGCGGACGGCAAGCCCGGTGTCGTGCTGGTCGTCGGCGTCAACGGCTCCGGCAAGACCACCACGGTCGGCAAGCTCTCGCGGATCCTGGTCGCGGAGGACCACACGGTCGTGCTCGGCGCTGCCGACACCTTCCGCGCGGCCGCGGTGGAGCAGCTCGCCACCTGGGGGGAGCGGGTCGGCGTCGACGTCGTCCGCGGGCCCGAGGGCACCGATCCCGCCAGCGTCGCCTTCGACGCCGTCAGGACGGGCGTCGACGCGGGTGTCGACACCGTCATCATCGACACGGCCGGCCGCCTGCAGAACAAGGCGGGCCTGATGGACGAGCTCGGCAAGGTCAAGCGGGTGATCGAGAAGCAGGCGCCGGTCACCGAGGTGCTGCTGGTCCTCGACGCCACCACCGGTCAGAACGGTCTGATCCAGGCGCGCGTCTTCGGCGAGGTCGCCGACGTGACCGGCATCGTGCTCACCAAGCTCGACGGATCCGCCAAGGGCGGCATCGTCGTCCAGGTCCAGCGCGAGCTCGGCGTGCCCGTCAAGCTCGTCGGCCTGGGCGAGGGAGCCGACGACCTGGCTCCGTTCGAGCCCGGCGCGTTCGTCGACGCGTTGCTGGGCTGA
- a CDS encoding class I SAM-dependent methyltransferase has translation MRMRWLALGAGTCWLALVVVVALVSDLGTASAVLFAALGLMTIAGLVFVVSIPPRITSAAGRVIKAIPPPPPADAKVAATLDEQVLAQVASAVARAVDQDLKRTFRQTEALQNLYAIIDFEHALPASRGWPASPDLLLLLVDLVDRHRPQLVVECGSGLSTLCLALAMRRYGIDGKVIALEHLEQYAAQTRELLERHGVADLAEVRTAPIETVEVGDGSAVWYARAAWEDLTAVDLLFVDGPPSSLSPQSRYPSLPLFSERLAPGAHVVLDDFQRAEERDVVKRWRSEYGDRLTLERVPLEKGAALLTFR, from the coding sequence ATGAGAATGCGTTGGCTCGCGCTCGGCGCCGGCACGTGCTGGTTGGCCCTCGTCGTCGTCGTCGCCCTCGTGTCCGACCTCGGTACGGCGAGCGCCGTGCTGTTCGCGGCCCTCGGCCTGATGACGATCGCCGGGCTGGTCTTCGTGGTCTCGATCCCCCCTCGCATCACGAGCGCGGCGGGCCGGGTGATCAAGGCGATCCCGCCGCCGCCGCCCGCCGACGCGAAGGTCGCCGCGACCCTGGACGAGCAGGTGCTCGCCCAGGTGGCCAGCGCCGTCGCCCGCGCCGTCGACCAGGACCTCAAGCGCACGTTCCGCCAGACCGAGGCGCTGCAGAACCTCTACGCGATCATCGACTTCGAGCACGCGCTGCCCGCCTCCCGGGGCTGGCCCGCCTCGCCCGACCTGCTGCTCCTCCTGGTCGACCTCGTCGACCGGCACCGGCCGCAGCTGGTCGTGGAGTGCGGCAGCGGCCTCTCGACCCTGTGCCTCGCCCTCGCGATGCGCCGCTACGGGATCGACGGCAAGGTGATCGCCCTCGAGCACCTCGAGCAGTACGCCGCCCAGACGCGCGAGCTCCTGGAGCGCCACGGCGTGGCCGACCTCGCGGAGGTGCGCACGGCCCCGATCGAGACCGTCGAGGTGGGCGACGGCTCGGCCGTCTGGTACGCCCGCGCCGCGTGGGAGGACCTGACCGCCGTGGACCTGCTCTTCGTCGACGGCCCACCCAGCAGCCTCTCCCCCCAGTCCCGCTACCCGTCGCTGCCGCTCTTCTCCGAGCGCCTGGCACCGGGCGCGCACGTCGTCCTCGACGACTTCCAGCGCGCCGAGGAGCGCGACGTCGTCAAGCGCTGGCGCAGCGAGTACGGCGACCGGCTGACCCTCGAGCGGGTCCCGCTCGAGAAGGGCGCCGCGCTCCTCACCTTCCGGTGA